A window of the Microcaecilia unicolor chromosome 5, aMicUni1.1, whole genome shotgun sequence genome harbors these coding sequences:
- the LOC115471120 gene encoding vertebrate ancient opsin-like gives MDPFRISSNETLFPESSTPWNPFHGPLASIEPWNFKLLAALMFLVTVLSASENFIVILVTFKFKQLRQPLNYIIVNLAVADFLVSVIGSSISFVTNSKGYFYLGAWACVLEGFAVTFFGIVALWSLAILAFERYVVICRPLGNIRLRGKHSALGIAFVWVFSFIWTVPPTMGWSSYTTSKIGTTCEPNWYSGNYEDRSYIITFFTTCFILPLLVIFLSYGKLMQKLRKVSDTQGRLGSTRKPEKEVTRMILIMILAFLICWSPYATFSILVTACPAIDLEPRLAAIPAFFAKTASAYNPIIYVFMNKQFRRCLLQMFQCGDKEAVEFNVNQVTERVILNKNSHGDEMFTIEAHVATSATSTTPQTEAEKSSCNSFAQLSNNNICPV, from the exons ATGGATCCATTCAGAATATCTAGCAATGAGACTCTATTTCCTGAAAGCTCCACACCTTGGAATCCTTTCCATGGACCCTTAGCGTCAATAGAACCCTGGAACTTTAAACTTCTGGCTGCACTGATGTTCCTGGTGACCGTGCTTTCCGCTTCGGAGAACTTCATTGTTATATTGGTTACATTTAAGTTCAAGCAACTGAGACAACCTCTCAATTACATAATAGTGAATCTAGCAGTTGCAGATTTTCTAGTCTCAGTAATAGGCAGCAGCATCAGCTTTGTAACCAATAGTAAAGGTTACTTTTACCTGGGAGCCTGGGCTTGTGTGCTGGAAGGATTTGCTGTCACTTTCTTTG GAATTGTTGCTCTCTGGTCCCTTGCGATACTAGCTTTTGAGCGTTACGTGGTGATCTGCAGACCACTGGGCAATATACGTCTGAGAGGAAAGCATTCCGCGCTGGGTATTGCTTTTGTGTGGGTCTTCTCATTCATCTGGACCGTCCCACCTACCATGGGTTGGAGCAGCTACACCACCAGCAAAATAGGCACAACCTGTGAGCCAAACTG GTATTCAGGAAACTATGAGGATCGCTCTTATATTATCACATTCTTCACAACGTGTTTTATACTGCCTTTGCTGGTTATCTTCCTATCCTACGGGAAATTGATGCAAAAGCTAAGAAAG GTGTCAGACACTCAAGGGAGACTGGGATCtacaagaaaaccagagaaagaAGTCACTCGAATGATTCTTATTATGATTCTTGCATTTCTCATTTGTTGGTCTCCTTATGCAACCTTTTCTATTCTTGTCACCGCTTGTCCTGCTATTGATCTGGAACCCCGTCTGGCAGCAATTCCAGCTTTCTTTGCCAAAACTGCTTCAGCTTATAATCCCATCATTTATGTTTTTATGAACAAACAG TTCAGGAGATGCCTGCTTCAGATGTTCCAATGTGGTGATAAGGAAGCTGTTGAGTTCAACGTAAACCAAGTAACTGAAAGAGTCATCTTAAACAAGAACAGCCATGGAGATGAAATGTTCACCATAGAAGCACATGTGGCAACATCGGCTACATCAACCACTCCCCAAACTGAAGCTGAGAAAAGCAGTTGCAATTCTTTTGCTCAACTGTCCAACAACAACATCTGTCCAGTGTAA